Proteins from a single region of Lujinxingia litoralis:
- a CDS encoding tetratricopeptide repeat protein, translating to MTDQLRALQEQLASDPGNPDIFKAFQSLCWEAGLWRQALDVARQQAQVSTLRPDYAAMATSLQDMANDLEPGPEKAQVLLALGDLFIEELAQRAEAMEAYQASFKAHPEDALPLQRASAIYLESREWDNLLTTHQIEVRIASDEAERERLLIAIAQIKAEHLKDLESATDTLAQIQEPGPLAHQLQQLYARGGTVAQAIAEADELAAALLDEGEGADAAMAWLEAAQLEYDRLDSNPQQALVYARKALSADPESEDAALVLEELQSELAASDALDADEQPADNVDAADDEPDSPAPRSVKGFYQAIPAFDGGIDAAREALQADPANVSALAALRAHLREEGDLAQLAQTLEHSVRYLRKRDGEWEVMTELARLYWLELGDDERAEYFFKRLKLLDEAHPDVFAFYEAYFEDQGDWRKLFSLLASRVSQVDSREESWLIAERLSEIAETQLGSAEKAIDVWKNFLREYAGDEEARRRLRHLYEDHGKWNALVDLIKDEVRELEASGDASTAERIALYEEMADIYRVRLNLDSMLITIMAQILELDPLNPSAFGQLRDLYEKNRRFNDLAGLLSDAAERSVEQGDIGMAVGLLLEVADIWQERLNNVTQAIPYLERVVAIAPEEVPVRDRLRTIYEQRRDFRSLFDLEVKEAVLEVGDERQRRLGELLEMAREKLRDPEREAHVLEALIETEPSEVLLDDLQRAYRRLERWSALAALLESRAPSFDPDKALATREDAARLYQDQALQPHEAARVWQSVLDEHPDHSEAFERLSAIFGQTAQWDLLEDLFLDAGRAPELYERLSELTEGLEDGVVVELRERQVRIADNDLDDPELVIHALEDVLLRASDDSAQALVYERLLPYFCRAEKVDAALEAHHFLLARQEDAGSRVQTMIALADLEAKRDQPDQALGWALKCFELFPADLEILDASTAYARAASMVQPLVDAWLDRAQSLEDANAQETLFLRAAALLAGDLQQIDDAIHWYEVLRERRPESIEVLAALDPLYQEAGRADDRILALRAQIDLLIEAGATDSDVVDQLSKIADVQRTLLGQKEEARQTYMEILDRDPDHLGALRGVKELHRADDRYQDVAEYLMREIPLAVYEGPDAVWAARMELGDLMRDHLEDQHGALRAYAEVLGENPAHEGALNAARQFLARDDFARDAAMLLEPILRDQASYEPLAEALEARHRVCQDPFEEQEILDELIPLYADELNDVPTAFERACRQFHIDPERDDIWLRVEQLGARLNRWSLIEEMFTAQSPLEGHLSPTRFDLLRHLAAIREHQMQDRERALQAWERLHAYDPMDLPTVEALERLYRKEARVNDLVEMLRKRALLVDLDDDRIRFLLEAGTLLEEALDLPVDATEVFREVLAMDPEHEEAVDALERLLRTQEAWHDLDALLAEQAEQTLQPERRRAFLFRLATLRFEQLEDLSGALSITIDLLEDNPGDDAVLAFAARLDQRLAEDGSWPQLRTDLATTLEPIYRLRGEYERLDQALSVRLDMSQDIFEKLEILDELVGLRQKKLARPRDAFDAVAQAVRLQPDDEDRRKRLIELANAVDALDEAAHTLEQAAAEADSFAAGAIWKRVGQLASQKLNDASRAIAAFEQALELDPNDLGAMEALERLFEAVGETESLSAILLRQADVADSAQRLKLLRRVAILQEQVLHLPVDAIDTNRQILEAAPDDLQVMEALERLYAAEAQHFELAELLQRKALTVEEGAARIGVLARLAEVYERDLNDVEETVATYRRMLADSPGHLHSLAQLDRILSAEARWADWVEVARQRLDSPAARDPDLRLELELKLGQTLAGELFAVEEALSVYRSILGRIDCQPDAIERLEALAQDDAWIEEVAPDLREVYRQQGQWQKLLDLLERLSLQLLDPADKATALFDRGVIARDRFDDEAHLAMSCFAQAWMLEPDRESYGEALISLASRKEAWETLTQHLREVLERAIEPARILDLNLKLAVIFGDALADEVEAEMHLREVLAMEPGHSDALPALMALLDRQERWHDLIEIFEERHEVLLDSKPSESLTYLRKIAAMQEEQLQDAFAAVETWRRLSALEPRSPEARQALVRLLESQSRWDELADLYTDIAAASSLPSEILQAELALADLCRGPLAEIQRAVELYGRALEIDAGHPYAIDALEGIFAEHSDFRSSAGEFLEPIYRVRKDRPKLAQILDARAAASDDTAQRLNWLRELAQIVDRELDDPARAWDVHRRIFALAPADEPARQALAELASRVSPPQAGWEALAEHYDTILRESYEVDDVLRSALRVEQAEIFADRLMDTPRARQAIDLAIQVAPDFERALDLRERLLARDEDWQALVDHYRFLAEQKPDAGAQWLEKLALLFEEVLGDIEAAVDTYNILLELDPGSTSYRTSLERLLGQVERWFDLAEIYRWRIDDALDPRVVIENRFKLARLQESQLDALEEAIASYRTILEEEPAHGPSVRALEGLRHDLQRRSGSWEHLRLQLVDLLLETYDEDRAWQRIDELLEEKVALLEDVDQKVQTQVERAQLMLRISEDNVERARALTTLARAYCLDPSNAEIEELVEVLATDLDAWQRVIPIYLSALEGSDDVAHQGRLLAAVARIYEGPLEDKESAIAAYQQSVEISPDAEATLSKLQQLYGELARWEPLVLILERRLEDTYDAEEQRSLRIRIARIYDETLARPDQALRLYEELRQEDPTDLSFVVVMERLLESLQDWEGLEALLLDKLGLVDGDTLRSRAFHRLGELRRDLLNRPDDAIASYSDALALNPEDTLALDALIDLYNVHERWPELLDALIARQQLHDPAEHDAITALQVRQGDVLAEHLNDPLQALECYASALALDPQNYLVRGALFRLMTRPEVLVSAGQALQQAYRAGEEWDELEALYERMIELIQVPEQRAGLYIDLAQLQIDAFELPVKAFATLGRGLRDVPQVDFLREQLQLLAQHLGYEDDLVALYEEALELGIDDLEVRRSMHLAAGQGYAQSMGDAEEAIRHFEAVLEIDEYDLDALRWLDRIYQALQNWEKLTAVLRKKQAVVDGEELLQTNFQLAYLLEVAFEEPLEAFDLYRRVLLEDPIHSGAIEGLERLSSVETLQADILELLEPTYREAQDWEKLTRLYLMKLEGVESAAERADLLREVAQLEYEELDNVEAAYAHWGRALREDPHDIDVQEKIEAIARERGLFEALVVLYEDIVESLNDPVRQLELAERAAGWATEILHDDQQAAALYRVVLAVEPRHPEALTNLERIARQQGDDVSLEAVLSARLQSSYDAAEQAQIYAELGRVRLGLQNHAGAIEALVGWTDLEGDDHEVLETLCGLYEITEAWHDLASTLERLLTRVDEDAHRLELLNQLGQVCGERLGEHADALSAYERALELAPEDPQILRALEEVYQGLGDFQALRDLLARELEQADSEQETVRLLLRRARLRYDVDADANAAIDDYQAAFALRDDHPDVIQALGELYRKERRWDELLAMHRLHFDRAPDQEAQVHHLLIMAQICHEELQQLDQAAGFAGTVLEADPHHGEALDRLEAIYRAQQAWENVIAVIDRRIESCDDQARYDLMLLRAHTLESDAESPELAAETYLAILDAFPADQAVFEKLDALYLRAHDHQGAYNLLARRAQLAEGDDQRVMILLQMSELARTSLNNDALRIAPLEEARGLAGDDLSVVEPLLDAYIEGGLLEKAAPLLNSVIDSLLEARQMKDVVRFYHLQGKLAEQGGDEQAARQAYEAAHKIDATYIPNLLSLGKLSFRSQDMEHALKIFQILLLHQMNIKDNSDKVEVYYHLGAIRQATGDERGARDMFKRALRVDAGHAPSQEALDALGA from the coding sequence ATGACCGATCAGCTCCGCGCGCTTCAGGAACAGTTGGCCTCCGACCCGGGTAACCCCGATATCTTCAAGGCGTTCCAGTCTCTGTGCTGGGAAGCCGGCCTCTGGCGCCAGGCCCTTGATGTGGCTCGCCAGCAGGCTCAGGTGTCCACGCTCAGGCCGGATTATGCGGCCATGGCTACGAGCCTCCAGGACATGGCCAATGACCTGGAGCCCGGGCCCGAAAAAGCCCAGGTTCTGCTCGCGCTGGGGGACCTCTTTATCGAGGAACTTGCTCAAAGAGCCGAAGCCATGGAGGCCTATCAGGCCTCGTTTAAGGCTCACCCCGAAGATGCGCTCCCCTTGCAGCGCGCCTCCGCCATCTACCTCGAGTCGCGGGAGTGGGATAACCTGCTGACCACGCATCAGATCGAGGTCCGCATCGCCTCCGATGAAGCCGAGCGCGAGCGCCTGCTCATCGCGATCGCTCAGATCAAGGCCGAGCATCTCAAAGACCTCGAAAGCGCCACGGACACGTTGGCCCAGATCCAGGAGCCGGGTCCCCTGGCGCACCAGCTTCAACAGCTCTATGCGCGGGGCGGTACCGTGGCCCAGGCCATCGCCGAGGCCGACGAGCTGGCCGCGGCGTTGCTCGACGAAGGGGAGGGCGCGGACGCGGCGATGGCCTGGTTGGAGGCCGCTCAGCTGGAGTACGATCGCCTCGATTCGAATCCTCAGCAGGCGTTGGTCTACGCCCGAAAAGCGCTCTCCGCAGATCCCGAGAGCGAAGATGCCGCGCTGGTCCTGGAGGAGCTTCAGAGCGAACTCGCTGCTTCAGATGCCCTCGATGCCGACGAGCAACCCGCGGACAACGTGGACGCCGCCGATGACGAACCTGACTCGCCGGCTCCTCGCAGCGTGAAAGGCTTCTACCAGGCGATTCCTGCGTTTGACGGTGGCATCGACGCGGCCCGAGAGGCGCTCCAGGCCGACCCCGCCAACGTCTCGGCGCTGGCCGCGCTGCGTGCCCACCTGCGCGAAGAGGGCGATCTTGCTCAACTCGCTCAGACCCTCGAACACTCCGTGCGTTACCTCCGTAAGCGCGATGGGGAGTGGGAGGTCATGACCGAACTCGCCAGGCTCTACTGGCTCGAGCTCGGAGACGACGAACGCGCCGAGTACTTCTTCAAACGCCTCAAACTCCTGGATGAGGCCCACCCCGATGTCTTTGCATTCTACGAGGCCTACTTCGAAGACCAGGGCGACTGGCGCAAGCTCTTCTCGCTCCTGGCTTCCCGCGTTTCCCAGGTCGATTCGCGCGAGGAGTCCTGGCTCATCGCCGAGAGACTCTCCGAGATCGCTGAAACCCAACTCGGCAGCGCCGAGAAAGCCATCGACGTCTGGAAAAACTTCCTCCGGGAGTACGCCGGCGACGAAGAAGCTCGCCGCCGTCTGCGCCACCTCTATGAGGACCACGGCAAGTGGAACGCCCTGGTCGACCTGATCAAAGACGAGGTGCGAGAGCTGGAGGCGTCCGGTGACGCCAGCACGGCCGAACGCATCGCGCTCTACGAGGAGATGGCCGACATCTACCGGGTGCGCCTCAACCTCGATTCCATGCTCATTACGATCATGGCGCAAATCCTGGAACTCGACCCGCTCAACCCTTCGGCCTTTGGTCAGCTCCGAGACCTTTACGAGAAGAACCGGCGCTTCAATGACCTGGCTGGGCTTCTCTCGGACGCCGCCGAGCGCAGCGTGGAGCAGGGCGATATTGGCATGGCCGTAGGCCTGCTCCTGGAGGTCGCCGACATCTGGCAGGAGCGTCTTAATAACGTCACTCAGGCCATTCCCTATCTGGAGCGTGTCGTCGCCATCGCTCCGGAGGAAGTCCCGGTGCGTGACCGCCTGCGCACCATCTATGAGCAGCGTCGTGACTTTCGCTCCCTCTTTGATCTGGAGGTCAAAGAAGCAGTCCTCGAAGTCGGCGACGAGCGTCAGCGCCGCCTGGGCGAGCTTCTGGAGATGGCTCGTGAGAAACTCCGCGACCCTGAGCGTGAAGCGCATGTGCTCGAAGCCCTCATCGAGACCGAACCCTCCGAGGTCCTCCTTGACGATCTCCAGCGCGCCTACCGCCGCCTGGAGCGGTGGTCCGCGCTCGCTGCACTCCTGGAGTCCCGCGCGCCGAGCTTTGACCCCGATAAGGCGCTTGCCACCCGGGAGGATGCCGCGCGCCTCTACCAGGACCAGGCCCTCCAACCCCATGAGGCTGCCAGGGTCTGGCAGAGCGTGCTCGACGAGCATCCCGACCACTCCGAGGCCTTCGAGCGCCTCAGCGCAATCTTTGGCCAGACGGCCCAATGGGACCTGCTCGAAGATCTCTTCCTCGACGCCGGCCGCGCCCCCGAACTCTACGAACGCCTCTCCGAGCTGACCGAGGGGCTTGAGGACGGTGTCGTCGTAGAACTTCGAGAACGTCAGGTGCGCATCGCCGACAACGACCTCGACGACCCCGAACTCGTCATCCATGCGCTGGAGGATGTCCTCCTGCGCGCCTCGGACGACTCCGCGCAGGCCCTCGTCTACGAACGCCTCCTCCCTTATTTCTGCCGGGCCGAGAAGGTCGATGCCGCCCTTGAGGCTCACCACTTCCTCCTGGCCCGCCAGGAGGATGCTGGCTCACGTGTGCAAACCATGATTGCCCTGGCCGATCTTGAGGCCAAACGCGACCAGCCTGATCAGGCGCTGGGCTGGGCCTTGAAGTGCTTTGAACTCTTCCCGGCAGACCTCGAAATTCTCGACGCCTCCACCGCCTACGCGCGTGCGGCATCCATGGTGCAACCCCTGGTCGACGCCTGGCTGGACAGGGCCCAGAGCCTCGAGGACGCCAACGCACAGGAGACTCTCTTCTTGCGCGCCGCCGCCTTGCTGGCTGGCGACCTCCAGCAGATCGATGACGCCATTCACTGGTACGAAGTGCTGCGCGAGCGCCGTCCCGAATCCATCGAGGTGCTCGCTGCCCTTGACCCTCTCTACCAGGAGGCCGGGCGCGCCGATGATCGCATCCTCGCACTTCGCGCCCAGATCGACCTGCTGATTGAGGCCGGGGCCACCGACTCTGACGTCGTGGACCAACTCTCTAAGATCGCCGACGTTCAGCGAACCCTTCTGGGCCAAAAGGAAGAGGCCCGCCAGACCTACATGGAGATCCTCGACCGCGACCCCGACCACCTGGGAGCACTGCGCGGGGTCAAAGAACTCCATCGCGCAGACGACCGCTATCAGGATGTCGCCGAGTACCTCATGCGGGAGATCCCCCTGGCGGTCTACGAGGGCCCCGATGCAGTCTGGGCCGCTCGGATGGAACTCGGTGACCTGATGCGGGACCACCTCGAGGACCAGCACGGTGCGCTGCGCGCCTATGCAGAAGTCCTGGGGGAGAACCCCGCACATGAAGGCGCCCTCAACGCGGCCCGCCAGTTCCTGGCCCGCGATGACTTCGCCCGGGATGCGGCCATGCTTCTGGAGCCCATCCTGCGCGACCAGGCCAGCTATGAGCCCCTGGCCGAAGCGCTTGAGGCTCGCCACCGTGTCTGTCAGGACCCCTTTGAAGAGCAGGAGATCCTCGACGAACTCATCCCGCTCTATGCCGACGAACTCAACGACGTTCCAACCGCCTTCGAACGCGCCTGCCGCCAATTCCACATCGATCCCGAACGCGATGATATCTGGTTGCGCGTCGAGCAGCTCGGGGCGCGCCTCAACCGCTGGTCGTTGATCGAGGAGATGTTCACCGCTCAGAGCCCGCTCGAAGGTCATCTCTCCCCGACGCGCTTTGACCTCCTGCGTCACCTGGCCGCCATCCGCGAACATCAGATGCAGGACCGCGAGCGGGCCCTCCAGGCCTGGGAGCGCCTCCACGCCTACGACCCCATGGACCTGCCCACCGTAGAGGCGCTGGAACGTCTCTACCGGAAGGAGGCCCGGGTCAACGATCTGGTCGAGATGCTGCGCAAGCGCGCGCTGCTCGTGGACCTGGATGACGACCGTATTCGCTTTCTCCTCGAAGCCGGAACCCTCCTCGAAGAGGCGCTCGACCTCCCCGTCGACGCCACCGAGGTGTTCCGCGAAGTGCTCGCCATGGACCCGGAGCACGAGGAGGCCGTCGACGCCCTGGAGCGCCTGTTGCGCACTCAGGAGGCCTGGCACGACCTCGATGCCTTGCTCGCCGAACAGGCCGAACAGACACTGCAACCCGAGCGTCGTCGTGCCTTCCTCTTCCGGCTGGCCACCCTGCGATTCGAGCAGCTGGAAGATCTCTCCGGGGCCCTCTCCATCACCATCGACCTCCTGGAGGACAACCCCGGCGATGATGCCGTACTCGCCTTTGCTGCTCGCCTCGACCAACGCCTGGCCGAGGATGGCTCCTGGCCCCAGCTCCGTACCGACCTCGCCACGACCCTGGAGCCCATTTACCGACTTCGTGGGGAGTATGAGCGCTTAGACCAGGCCCTCAGCGTTCGCCTGGACATGAGCCAGGACATCTTCGAAAAGCTCGAAATCCTGGATGAACTCGTCGGATTGCGTCAGAAGAAGCTCGCCAGGCCGCGTGATGCCTTCGACGCCGTGGCGCAAGCCGTGCGCCTGCAGCCCGATGATGAAGATCGGCGCAAACGCCTCATCGAGTTGGCCAACGCCGTAGATGCCCTCGACGAAGCCGCCCACACCCTGGAGCAGGCCGCGGCCGAAGCCGACAGCTTCGCCGCCGGGGCCATCTGGAAGCGCGTCGGACAACTGGCAAGCCAGAAACTCAACGACGCTTCCCGCGCCATCGCAGCCTTCGAGCAGGCCCTGGAGCTCGACCCCAACGACCTCGGCGCGATGGAAGCCCTGGAGCGTCTCTTCGAGGCCGTCGGGGAGACCGAGAGCTTGAGCGCTATCCTGCTGCGTCAGGCGGACGTCGCCGACAGTGCTCAGCGCCTCAAACTCCTGCGCCGAGTCGCCATCCTCCAGGAACAGGTCCTGCATCTGCCGGTGGATGCCATCGACACCAACCGCCAGATCCTGGAAGCCGCTCCCGATGACCTGCAGGTCATGGAAGCCCTGGAGCGTCTCTATGCTGCGGAGGCTCAGCACTTTGAGCTGGCAGAACTCCTCCAGCGAAAGGCCCTGACGGTCGAAGAAGGCGCGGCTCGCATCGGCGTGCTCGCCAGGCTGGCCGAGGTCTATGAGCGCGACCTCAACGATGTCGAAGAGACCGTCGCCACCTACCGCCGTATGCTGGCCGACTCCCCGGGGCATCTCCACTCCCTGGCTCAGCTGGACCGTATCCTCTCGGCGGAAGCACGCTGGGCCGACTGGGTCGAGGTTGCCCGACAGCGCCTCGACAGCCCCGCAGCCCGCGACCCCGACCTGCGCCTGGAACTCGAACTCAAACTCGGTCAGACCCTCGCCGGCGAACTCTTCGCCGTGGAAGAGGCGCTGAGCGTGTATCGAAGCATTCTGGGCCGCATCGACTGCCAGCCCGACGCGATCGAACGCCTGGAGGCGCTCGCTCAAGACGACGCCTGGATCGAAGAGGTCGCGCCCGATCTGCGCGAGGTCTACCGGCAGCAGGGACAGTGGCAGAAGCTTCTCGACCTGCTCGAGCGGCTCAGCCTTCAACTCCTCGACCCGGCTGACAAAGCTACCGCGCTCTTTGACCGCGGGGTTATCGCTCGCGACCGCTTCGACGATGAGGCACACCTCGCCATGAGCTGCTTCGCTCAGGCCTGGATGCTGGAGCCCGACCGTGAGAGCTACGGGGAGGCGCTGATCTCCCTGGCCAGCCGAAAGGAAGCCTGGGAGACGCTGACTCAACATCTGCGCGAAGTGCTCGAACGGGCCATCGAGCCGGCCCGAATCCTCGACCTTAACCTCAAACTCGCGGTCATCTTTGGCGATGCACTCGCAGATGAGGTGGAGGCTGAGATGCACCTGCGCGAGGTCCTCGCCATGGAGCCCGGTCACTCCGATGCGCTCCCGGCGTTGATGGCGCTGCTCGACCGGCAAGAACGCTGGCATGACCTCATCGAGATCTTCGAAGAAAGGCACGAGGTGCTGCTCGATTCCAAACCCTCGGAGTCGCTGACCTACCTGCGCAAGATCGCCGCGATGCAGGAAGAGCAGCTCCAGGACGCCTTCGCCGCCGTAGAAACCTGGAGACGTCTGAGCGCGCTGGAGCCTCGCAGCCCGGAAGCGCGTCAGGCCCTGGTCCGTCTGCTGGAGAGTCAGTCGCGCTGGGACGAGCTCGCCGACCTCTACACCGACATCGCCGCCGCCTCGAGCCTGCCATCCGAAATCCTCCAGGCCGAACTGGCCCTGGCGGACCTCTGTCGAGGCCCCTTGGCCGAGATTCAACGGGCCGTCGAACTCTACGGCCGGGCGCTGGAGATTGATGCCGGGCACCCCTATGCCATTGATGCTCTGGAAGGTATCTTTGCCGAGCATTCCGATTTCCGAAGCAGCGCCGGGGAGTTCCTGGAGCCGATCTATCGCGTCCGCAAAGATCGCCCGAAGCTGGCACAGATTCTCGACGCGCGCGCAGCTGCCAGTGACGATACGGCTCAGCGTCTAAACTGGCTGCGCGAACTGGCGCAGATCGTCGACCGCGAACTCGACGACCCGGCGCGTGCCTGGGATGTGCACCGTCGCATCTTCGCGTTGGCTCCCGCCGATGAACCTGCTCGCCAGGCCCTGGCTGAACTCGCCAGTCGGGTGTCCCCGCCTCAGGCCGGCTGGGAGGCGCTTGCCGAACACTACGACACCATTCTGCGAGAGAGCTATGAGGTGGACGACGTTCTGCGGTCCGCGCTGCGCGTAGAGCAGGCCGAGATCTTTGCCGATCGTCTCATGGACACGCCTCGCGCCCGGCAGGCCATCGACCTGGCGATCCAGGTCGCCCCGGACTTTGAACGCGCCCTCGATCTCCGTGAGCGCCTGCTCGCCCGGGACGAAGACTGGCAAGCCCTGGTCGATCACTATCGCTTCCTGGCCGAACAAAAACCCGACGCCGGCGCACAATGGCTCGAAAAGCTGGCGCTCCTCTTCGAAGAGGTCCTCGGAGACATCGAAGCCGCGGTCGATACCTACAACATCCTTTTGGAACTCGACCCCGGCTCAACCTCCTACCGCACCTCGCTGGAGCGCCTTCTGGGGCAGGTTGAGCGCTGGTTCGACCTGGCCGAAATCTACCGGTGGCGCATCGACGACGCGCTTGACCCGCGTGTCGTGATCGAGAACCGCTTCAAGCTCGCCAGACTCCAGGAGTCTCAGCTCGATGCCCTGGAAGAAGCCATCGCTTCTTACCGCACCATCCTGGAGGAAGAGCCCGCGCATGGTCCCTCCGTTCGCGCACTCGAAGGACTACGTCACGATCTCCAGCGACGTAGCGGCTCCTGGGAGCACCTGCGCCTGCAGCTGGTGGACCTGCTCCTCGAAACCTATGACGAGGACCGCGCCTGGCAGCGTATCGACGAACTCCTCGAAGAAAAGGTAGCCCTCCTCGAAGACGTCGACCAAAAGGTCCAGACGCAGGTCGAGCGCGCGCAGCTCATGCTCCGCATCAGCGAAGACAACGTCGAGCGCGCTCGCGCGCTGACGACCCTGGCCCGGGCCTATTGCCTCGACCCCTCCAACGCCGAGATCGAAGAGCTCGTCGAGGTCCTGGCCACCGACCTCGACGCCTGGCAGCGCGTCATCCCCATCTACCTCAGCGCGCTGGAAGGCTCCGATGACGTCGCCCACCAGGGACGCCTCCTGGCGGCCGTCGCACGCATCTACGAAGGCCCCCTCGAAGACAAAGAGAGCGCCATCGCTGCCTACCAGCAGAGCGTGGAGATCTCCCCGGACGCCGAGGCCACGCTCTCCAAACTCCAGCAGCTCTACGGTGAACTCGCCAGATGGGAGCCCTTGGTCCTGATCTTGGAGCGTCGACTCGAGGACACCTACGACGCTGAGGAGCAGCGTAGCCTCCGCATACGCATCGCCCGCATTTACGATGAAACGCTGGCGCGTCCCGACCAGGCACTGCGTCTCTACGAAGAGCTGCGCCAGGAGGACCCCACCGACCTCAGCTTTGTCGTCGTCATGGAGCGGCTCCTGGAATCCCTCCAGGACTGGGAAGGGCTGGAGGCGCTGCTTCTCGACAAGCTCGGCCTGGTCGATGGCGACACCCTCCGCTCCCGGGCCTTTCATCGCCTGGGCGAACTCCGCCGTGATCTGCTCAATCGCCCCGATGATGCCATCGCGAGTTACTCCGATGCGTTGGCCCTGAACCCCGAGGACACCCTCGCTCTCGACGCGCTCATCGATCTCTACAACGTCCATGAGCGTTGGCCCGAACTTCTCGACGCGCTCATCGCTCGGCAGCAACTTCACGACCCCGCCGAACACGACGCCATCACCGCTCTGCAGGTTCGACAGGGAGACGTGCTGGCCGAGCACCTCAACGACCCTCTGCAGGCCCTGGAGTGTTACGCCTCGGCGTTGGCGCTGGACCCCCAGAACTACCTGGTCCGAGGGGCGCTCTTCCGCTTGATGACCCGGCCCGAAGTCCTGGTCTCTGCCGGGCAGGCCCTCCAGCAGGCCTACCGTGCCGGTGAAGAATGGGATGAACTCGAAGCACTCTACGAGCGCATGATCGAACTCATCCAGGTACCCGAACAGCGTGCCGGGCTCTACATCGACCTGGCTCAGCTTCAGATCGATGCCTTTGAACTCCCCGTTAAAGCCTTCGCAACCCTGGGCCGCGGGCTGCGAGATGTGCCTCAGGTGGACTTCCTCAGGGAGCAACTTCAACTCCTGGCCCAACACCTGGGCTACGAAGATGATCTCGTCGCGCTCTACGAAGAGGCCCTGGAGCTGGGAATCGACGATCTTGAGGTGCGCCGTTCCATGCACCTGGCCGCCGGCCAGGGCTATGCCCAGAGCATGGGAGACGCCGAGGAAGCCATCCGACACTTCGAGGCCGTGCTGGAGATCGACGAGTATGACCTCGACGCGCTCCGCTGGCTGGATCGCATCTACCAGGCCCTGCAGAACTGGGAGAAGCTCACCGCCGTCCTGCGCAAGAAACAGGCGGTCGTTGACGGCGAAGAACTCCTTCAGACCAACTTCCAGCTCGCCTACCTCCTCGAAGTCGCCTTTGAAGAGCCGCTGGAAGCATTCGACCTCTATCGCCGGGTGCTCCTGGAAGACCCCATTCACAGCGGTGCCATCGAAGGGCTGGAGCGTCTCAGCTCGGTTGAGACCCTGCAGGCCGACATCCTGGAGCTTCTCGAGCCCACCTATCGCGAGGCTCAGGACTGGGAAAAACTCACGCGTCTCTACCTCATGAAGCTCGAGGGCGTGGAGTCGGCCGCCGAGCGCGCTGATCTCCTGCGTGAGGTCGCACAACTCGAATATGAGGAACTCGATAACGTCGAGGCCGCCTACGCTCACTGGGGCAGGGCGCTTCGAGAAGACCCTCACGACATTGATGTTCAGGAGAAAATCGAGGCCATCGCGCGTGAACGCGGGCTCTTCGAGGCCCTGGTCGTGCTCTACGAAGATATCGTCGAATCCCTCAACGATCCGGTCCGGCAGCTCGAACTCGCCGAGCGTGCCGCCGGCTGGGCCACCGAGATTCTCCACGACGACCAGCAGGCCGCCGCGCTCTACCGAGTGGTCCTGGCTGTGGAGCCTCGACATCCCGAAGCCCTCACCAACCTCGAGCGAATCGCGCGACAGCAGGGCGACGATGTCAGCCTGGAAGCCGTCCTCTCCGCGCGTCTCCAGTCCTCCTACGATGCGGCAGAACAGGCTCAGATCTACGCCGAACTCGGCAGGGTGCGGCTTGGACTACAAAACCACGCCGGTGCCATCGAAGCCCTGGTCGGATGGACCGACCTGGAAGGCGATGATCACGAGGTTCTGGAAACTCTCTGTGGGCTCTACGAAATCACCGAAGCATGGCACGACCTGGCCTCGACGCTGGAGCGCCTCCTCACCCGCGTTGACGAAGACGCCCATCGCCTCGAACTCCTGAATCAGCTGGGTCAGGTGTGCGGTGAGCGCCTCGGTGAGCACGCCGATGCACTCAGCGCCTACGAGCGCGCGCTGGAGTTGGCTCCCGAGGACCCGCAAATCCTCCGCGCCCTTGAGGAGGTCTACCAGGGCCTGGGAGACTTCCAGGCGCTTCGTGACCTCCTGGCTCGCGAACTCGAACAGGCCGATAGCGAACAGGAGACCGTGCGTCTTCTCCTGCGTCGTGCGCGTCTGCGCTACGACGTCGACGCCGACGCCAATGCTGCCATCGACGACTATCAGGCCGCGTTTGCGCTGCGTGATGATCACCCCGACGTCATTCAGGCCCTCGGAGAGCTCTATCGCAAGGAACGCCGCTGGGACGAGCTCCTCGCCATGCATCGCCTTCACTTCGATCGCGCGCCCGATCAGGAGGCCCAGGTTCACCACCTCCTCATCATGGCGCAAATCTGCCACGAGGAACTCCAGCAGCTCGACCAGGCAGCCGGCTTCGCGGGTACCGTCCTGGAAGCCGACCCCCATCACGGCGAGGCCCTCGACAGGCTGGAGGCGATCTATCGGGCCCAACAGGCCTGGGAGAATGTGATCGCCGTCATCGATCGCCGCATCGAATCCTGCGATGACCAGGCCCGCTATGACCTGATGCTCCTACGCGCCCATACCCTGGAAAGCGACGCCGAATCGCCCGAGCTGGCGGCCGAAACCTACCTGGCCATCCTCGACGCGTTCCCCGCCGATCAGGCCGTCTTTGAGAAACTCGATGCGCTTTACCTGCGCGCTCATGATCACCAGGGCGCCTACAACCTGCTGGCCCGTCGTGCACAACTTG